One Bacillus sp. 1780r2a1 DNA segment encodes these proteins:
- a CDS encoding helix-turn-helix transcriptional regulator: MKMYNIPVEASLEVIGGKWKVVILCHLIKGKKRTGELKRLMPGITQKMLTQQLRELEEDGIILREVYNQVPPKVEYSLTEYGWSLKGILDALCAWGEHHIEKTYPNKEDVLVQVD, translated from the coding sequence ATGAAAATGTACAATATTCCAGTGGAAGCTTCTCTCGAAGTAATTGGTGGTAAGTGGAAAGTAGTGATTTTATGTCACTTGATAAAAGGAAAGAAAAGAACCGGAGAGTTAAAGCGCTTGATGCCAGGAATCACTCAAAAAATGTTAACCCAGCAGCTTCGTGAGCTTGAAGAGGATGGCATTATTTTACGTGAAGTCTATAACCAAGTTCCTCCGAAAGTTGAGTATTCTTTAACGGAATACGGCTGGTCTCTTAAAGGAATTTTAGATGCTCTTTGTGCATGGGGCGAGCATCATATTGAAAAAACATATCCAAATAAAGAAGATGTGCTTGTACAGGTTGACTAA
- a CDS encoding MFS transporter: protein MNSLSHTKINEKGGTFALLALAISAFGIGTTEFVPVGLLSSISNDLSISITLAGLLISGYAIGVSIGAPVLTALTSKVNRKTLLMALMVVFIVGNAAAAMSTSFSLLLIARFITAFSHGIFFSIGSTIAADLVPQHKRASAIAFMFTGLTVATVTGVPLGTFIGQTFGWRATFGAVALLGVIGIIASAILIPNNLKEAPPASFKEQVKILKNGPLLLAFAITALGYGGTFVAFTYLTPLLENVTGFSAKWVSIILLVYGVAVAIGNTVGGKAANKSPLKALFWMFIFQAIVLIVLSFTAPFKAVGLITIFLMGLFAFMNVPGLQILVVNLAEKYVPSAVNVASALNIAAFNIGIAIGAFVGGIIVDSIGIIHTPWIGGVMVIGAVLLTAWSARIEKA from the coding sequence ATGAATTCACTTTCACATACAAAAATAAATGAGAAAGGTGGAACCTTTGCATTATTAGCACTGGCTATTAGTGCATTTGGTATCGGGACAACTGAGTTTGTTCCAGTTGGTTTATTATCTAGTATATCGAATGATTTATCTATTTCAATTACGCTAGCGGGATTATTAATTTCTGGTTATGCAATTGGTGTATCCATTGGTGCCCCCGTCTTAACAGCTTTAACAAGTAAAGTGAACCGAAAAACATTGTTGATGGCACTCATGGTTGTATTTATTGTTGGAAACGCAGCAGCAGCAATGTCTACAAGCTTCTCACTATTGCTTATTGCTCGTTTCATTACGGCATTTTCACACGGGATATTCTTTTCAATTGGTTCAACTATTGCAGCTGATCTTGTGCCACAGCATAAAAGAGCAAGCGCAATTGCGTTTATGTTTACAGGGTTAACCGTTGCAACCGTAACAGGTGTTCCGCTTGGTACGTTTATCGGTCAAACATTTGGTTGGAGAGCAACCTTTGGGGCAGTGGCTTTACTTGGAGTAATTGGAATCATTGCAAGCGCCATTTTAATTCCAAATAACTTAAAAGAAGCACCGCCTGCGTCGTTTAAAGAACAAGTGAAAATTTTAAAGAATGGTCCGCTTTTATTAGCATTTGCTATTACCGCATTAGGGTACGGAGGTACGTTCGTTGCGTTTACTTATTTAACACCTCTTTTAGAAAACGTAACAGGCTTTAGTGCCAAATGGGTAAGTATTATCTTACTAGTCTATGGTGTTGCGGTGGCAATTGGTAATACTGTAGGTGGAAAAGCAGCAAATAAATCACCGCTTAAAGCATTGTTTTGGATGTTTATTTTCCAAGCTATTGTCTTAATTGTACTAAGCTTTACGGCACCGTTTAAGGCAGTTGGTCTAATTACAATTTTCTTAATGGGACTGTTTGCTTTCATGAATGTTCCAGGTCTGCAAATTTTAGTAGTAAACTTAGCTGAAAAATATGTTCCGTCAGCTGTTAATGTTGCATCAGCGCTTAATATTGCTGCTTTTAACATCGGAATTGCTATTGGCGCATTTGTTGGTGGGATTATTGTAGATTCGATTGGCATCATTCATACACCGTGGATTGGTGGAGTAATGGTTATTGGGGCAGTACTATTAACAGCATGGAGTGCTCGCATAGAAAAAGCATAA
- a CDS encoding LysR family transcriptional regulator — MDLNYFYTFKEVVKWGSYTKTGEQLGYAQSSVTTQIKKLEDHFQVKLFERVGRKMRLTQSGEELYYYVNQILLLMDEAEERISNEHNLRGTLRIGTVESLAAYFITPYIKELKTRHPDLKILLESGLCPKLKEGVLEGAFDLAVVLDRYIDHPELTTIPIREETLVMIAPKNHRLQQLKEMNLQELEGETLILTEEGCPYRVLLEQLLMNETIQVKSVISFSSLEAIKQCVADDLGIAILPEIAARKEIESGKVTQIPFDHEEIRIYTQIVYQNKKWLTPPLSQLITSLKDNIKKNDE, encoded by the coding sequence ATGGACTTAAATTATTTCTATACATTTAAAGAGGTTGTAAAGTGGGGGAGCTATACAAAAACAGGTGAACAATTGGGATATGCACAGTCTAGTGTGACGACCCAAATTAAAAAGCTTGAAGATCATTTTCAGGTTAAATTGTTTGAGAGAGTTGGGCGAAAAATGCGTCTTACTCAGTCAGGTGAAGAGCTCTATTATTACGTAAATCAGATTTTACTCCTCATGGATGAAGCAGAAGAGCGAATTTCAAACGAGCATAATTTGCGAGGTACTTTACGAATAGGTACAGTTGAATCACTGGCAGCATACTTTATAACGCCATATATTAAAGAGCTGAAAACTCGGCATCCTGACTTGAAAATTTTATTGGAATCAGGGCTCTGTCCAAAGTTAAAAGAAGGAGTGCTTGAGGGTGCGTTTGATCTGGCTGTTGTGCTCGACCGGTATATTGATCACCCGGAATTGACCACAATTCCAATTCGTGAAGAAACGCTAGTGATGATTGCTCCAAAGAATCACCGACTTCAGCAGCTTAAGGAAATGAACTTGCAAGAGCTTGAAGGTGAGACGCTGATCTTAACTGAGGAAGGATGTCCTTATCGAGTATTATTGGAACAGCTTTTAATGAACGAAACTATTCAAGTTAAGTCGGTTATTTCGTTCAGCAGCCTTGAAGCTATTAAACAGTGTGTAGCTGATGATTTAGGAATAGCAATTTTACCTGAAATTGCAGCAAGAAAAGAGATTGAATCCGGCAAAGTCACTCAGATTCCATTCGACCATGAAGAGATTCGCATTTATACTCAGATTGTTTATCAAAATAAAAAGTGGTTAACTCCGCCTTTAAGCCAGCTTATTACGTCTTTAAAAGATAACATCAAAAAAAATGATGAATAG
- a CDS encoding iron-containing alcohol dehydrogenase, with translation MKTFLQYNPTKLYFGQGQIKQLSNSLNKHINILLVYGGGSIKRNGVYNDVMNQLKQLKATVFELAGVEPNPRLSTVRKGVEICKNENIDFILAVGGGSVIDCTKAISAGAKHDGDAWDLIKGIAPIEAALPFGTVLTLAATGSEMNNVSVITNWETKDKLGWSSPHVFPVFSILDPTYTFSVPLDQTVYGIVDSMSHALEYYFHRTENTPMIDGFIESLLRTAVATGPKLIEDLHSFQHRETMMYLSTTAFNGLLASGTDGGDWATHRIEHAISAIYDIPHGGGLAILFPNWLEHVLEEDPSRVKKLAVNVFGISAEGKDDMEVAKEGAKALREFWNSLGAPSRLADYKIDDKDFDAMVEKTFIKPGVGTYKEMNDESVRDILNRSL, from the coding sequence TTGAAGACATTTTTGCAATATAATCCTACAAAACTATACTTTGGACAAGGGCAAATAAAGCAACTATCAAATAGTTTGAATAAACACATAAATATACTGCTCGTATATGGCGGTGGCAGCATAAAGCGCAATGGCGTTTATAATGATGTGATGAATCAACTTAAACAGCTGAAAGCTACTGTATTTGAGTTAGCGGGTGTTGAGCCCAATCCCCGTTTAAGCACCGTTCGTAAGGGAGTAGAGATTTGTAAAAACGAAAACATTGACTTTATTTTAGCTGTAGGGGGAGGTAGTGTAATCGACTGTACAAAAGCTATTTCAGCAGGTGCTAAGCATGATGGAGATGCTTGGGATCTTATTAAAGGTATTGCTCCTATTGAAGCCGCCTTGCCGTTTGGTACAGTGCTGACATTAGCGGCAACTGGATCTGAAATGAATAATGTATCAGTTATTACTAATTGGGAGACAAAAGATAAGTTAGGCTGGAGTTCCCCTCATGTGTTTCCTGTATTTTCAATCTTAGACCCAACGTATACTTTCTCTGTTCCTCTTGACCAAACCGTTTATGGAATCGTTGATAGCATGTCACATGCTCTTGAGTATTATTTTCATCGTACGGAGAATACACCGATGATTGATGGATTTATCGAATCGTTATTGCGCACAGCGGTTGCAACAGGTCCAAAATTAATTGAAGACTTGCATTCCTTTCAGCATAGGGAAACGATGATGTATCTTAGTACGACGGCTTTTAATGGACTACTGGCAAGTGGAACAGACGGAGGAGATTGGGCAACTCATCGTATCGAGCATGCAATTTCAGCTATCTATGATATTCCGCATGGAGGAGGACTTGCTATTCTATTTCCTAACTGGCTAGAGCATGTTCTTGAAGAGGATCCTTCGCGTGTCAAGAAGTTAGCTGTCAATGTATTTGGTATTTCTGCTGAAGGGAAAGACGATATGGAAGTAGCGAAAGAAGGTGCAAAAGCGCTGCGAGAGTTTTGGAATTCATTAGGAGCACCAAGCAGGCTGGCTGATTATAAGATTGATGACAAGGACTTTGATGCCATGGTAGAAAAGACGTTCATCAAACCAGGGGTCGGTACCTACAAAGAAATGAACGATGAAAGTGTACGTGATATTCTAAACCGTTCATTGTAA
- a CDS encoding cupin domain-containing protein: protein MFGGGEIVSDVKVLFFDDDGVIPNHPSLPVLLYEHALIDRKDKIETIFHNHNWKNSWVNGIYDFHHYHSNAHEVLGIIKGCARLQLGGPKGENIVVHAGDVIVLPAGTGHKRLQSTADFQVVGAYPGGISYNLKTGNSAEYAEAVEQIEDVPLPKTDPVYGEDGPLLSLWSKE from the coding sequence ATGTTTGGAGGAGGAGAGATTGTGTCAGATGTAAAAGTTTTGTTTTTTGATGATGATGGGGTTATTCCCAATCACCCTTCCCTTCCTGTTTTACTCTATGAACATGCACTAATTGATCGTAAGGATAAGATCGAGACTATTTTCCATAATCACAATTGGAAGAATAGCTGGGTTAATGGTATTTATGATTTCCACCACTATCACAGTAACGCCCATGAAGTTCTTGGCATCATCAAGGGCTGTGCTCGCTTGCAGTTAGGTGGTCCAAAAGGTGAAAATATTGTTGTGCATGCCGGTGATGTTATTGTGTTACCAGCCGGTACAGGTCACAAGCGTCTTCAATCAACTGCTGATTTCCAAGTAGTTGGCGCTTATCCGGGCGGAATCAGCTATAATTTAAAAACTGGAAATTCAGCTGAATATGCAGAGGCTGTTGAGCAAATAGAAGACGTGCCTCTTCCTAAAACAGATCCCGTCTACGGAGAGGATGGGCCTTTACTTTCTCTATGGTCTAAAGAGTAA
- a CDS encoding DUF4352 domain-containing protein: MKKAAGLLLVGALSLGLAACGSSEEGASANKSFEAKIADAQYILVSEQDGGVSGDEALLAVELEVKNTSKDAISLSSNDVSLYDGDEQLEPNTDVYSDEIETSMRSGKITSDKSKKLTYLFNVEKDKEYEIGVQPISQDYENKIEEVKLKLDTAKYEKSLKNLETPEKALAAYIDVLFLGKENEDFDKYVVADKEEVEKSANKAFRESINKVFSNDLTEEGASNLYKIYKDELNSKATFEAKTVENVNGKAVVEVKYSSIGVYNLYNTVSDYKRAYYQETKEYDTKKQEAYAISKFKDILGGAELKESNYPLEIEMVEKDGKWEVKPKDKYSDTVEKAFAAGDIN; encoded by the coding sequence GTGAAAAAAGCAGCAGGTTTACTCTTAGTTGGAGCTCTCTCACTAGGCTTAGCAGCGTGCGGGTCAAGTGAAGAAGGAGCAAGTGCAAATAAGTCATTTGAAGCAAAAATTGCTGATGCACAGTACATATTAGTATCGGAGCAAGACGGTGGCGTAAGCGGAGATGAAGCTTTACTTGCGGTAGAGTTAGAAGTGAAGAATACGTCCAAAGATGCCATTTCGTTGTCTAGCAATGATGTTAGTCTTTATGATGGTGACGAACAATTAGAACCTAATACAGACGTATACAGCGATGAAATTGAAACGTCAATGCGATCCGGGAAAATTACGTCTGATAAATCGAAAAAGCTGACGTATCTTTTTAACGTAGAAAAAGATAAAGAATATGAAATTGGTGTTCAGCCAATTAGTCAAGACTATGAAAATAAGATTGAAGAAGTAAAGCTAAAATTAGACACAGCAAAGTATGAAAAAAGCTTAAAAAACTTAGAAACACCTGAAAAAGCATTAGCAGCCTATATTGACGTGTTGTTCTTAGGGAAAGAAAATGAAGACTTCGATAAATATGTAGTAGCGGATAAGGAAGAAGTTGAAAAGTCTGCTAATAAAGCATTCCGTGAGTCAATTAATAAAGTGTTTTCAAATGATTTAACAGAAGAAGGTGCGTCTAATTTATACAAAATATATAAAGACGAACTAAATTCAAAAGCGACGTTTGAAGCTAAAACGGTTGAAAATGTGAATGGAAAAGCAGTTGTTGAAGTGAAATATTCAAGTATCGGCGTATATAACTTATACAATACAGTTTCTGATTATAAACGCGCTTATTATCAAGAAACAAAAGAATATGATACGAAAAAACAAGAAGCTTATGCAATTTCAAAATTCAAAGATATTTTAGGTGGAGCAGAGCTTAAAGAAAGTAATTATCCATTAGAAATTGAAATGGTTGAAAAAGACGGAAAATGGGAAGTTAAGCCAAAAGATAAGTATAGCGATACAGTTGAAAAAGCATTCGCTGCGGGTGACATTAACTAA
- a CDS encoding acyl-CoA thioesterase produces MKAKYCRESKAVRTSRVFPNDTNNHQTLFGGKLMSDIDMIASISASRHSRAECVTASTDSVHFLHPITPQDSVCFESYVSWTGRSSMEIFVKIIKENLKSGERKIAATSFITFVALGEDGKPCEVPSVIPETDEEKYLYQTAPERAKIRKSVRANSNSLAKFLSLNQPWS; encoded by the coding sequence ATGAAAGCAAAATATTGTAGAGAATCAAAAGCAGTTAGAACGAGTCGCGTGTTTCCAAATGATACAAATAATCATCAAACATTATTTGGTGGTAAGCTCATGAGCGATATTGATATGATTGCTTCAATTTCTGCTTCTCGTCATAGCCGAGCAGAATGCGTAACGGCATCAACAGATTCTGTGCATTTCTTACATCCGATTACTCCACAGGATTCGGTGTGCTTTGAATCATATGTCTCTTGGACAGGACGATCATCAATGGAGATCTTTGTGAAAATTATAAAAGAAAACTTAAAATCAGGAGAGCGAAAAATTGCCGCTACGTCCTTTATTACGTTTGTTGCGCTTGGAGAAGATGGCAAGCCTTGTGAAGTGCCGAGCGTAATCCCAGAAACGGATGAAGAAAAGTATTTATATCAAACAGCACCTGAGCGAGCAAAAATTCGAAAAAGTGTGCGCGCAAACAGCAATAGTTTAGCCAAATTCTTAAGTCTCAATCAGCCGTGGAGCTAA
- a CDS encoding aromatic ring-hydroxylating dioxygenase subunit alpha gives MFKDAVLAKEWLPVAYSQDIGTDPLAVKVLEERVVLFRVRGTIKAFKDLCIHRGAALSLGKVKDNCIVCPYHGWEYNVDGQCTKIPQQPPNRAIPLKAKAIVYQCREEYGMVWVRLSEQGSDAAEPFPYYEEYDHSSFKTVHAYSHTMNAAAPRVVENFLDVSHLAFVHEGSLGHPDYTEIPDYKVHWRDNHYISDEIEVYADADGTGNWSTIYYTFEILRPTVARLKKVNYQTNEIFSMLFAVLPQEQLKSTVFALVSRNYELDKPDEYFQEFQQLIIEQDTDIVESQKPEELPLDLQAELHLNPDRVSIAYRKWLGEIGVEFGSDVGRKAKTI, from the coding sequence ATGTTTAAAGATGCTGTATTAGCAAAAGAGTGGTTGCCAGTTGCGTACAGTCAAGATATAGGTACAGATCCACTTGCTGTGAAGGTATTAGAAGAGAGAGTAGTGCTTTTTCGGGTAAGAGGAACAATTAAAGCCTTTAAAGATCTTTGCATTCATCGAGGTGCTGCTTTATCGCTTGGTAAGGTAAAAGATAATTGTATTGTTTGTCCTTATCATGGATGGGAATATAATGTGGATGGACAGTGTACAAAAATTCCACAGCAGCCACCGAATAGAGCGATTCCACTCAAAGCAAAAGCTATTGTGTATCAGTGCAGAGAAGAATACGGCATGGTTTGGGTTCGACTCAGTGAACAAGGGTCGGATGCTGCTGAGCCTTTTCCTTATTATGAGGAATATGACCACTCATCTTTTAAGACTGTCCATGCATATTCTCACACGATGAACGCAGCTGCACCTCGTGTGGTCGAAAATTTTTTGGACGTGAGCCACCTTGCGTTTGTTCATGAGGGAAGCTTAGGACACCCAGACTATACGGAAATCCCCGATTACAAGGTGCACTGGCGTGATAACCATTATATCTCAGATGAGATTGAAGTATATGCCGATGCGGATGGTACAGGAAACTGGTCAACGATTTACTATACGTTTGAAATTCTTCGTCCGACAGTTGCGAGGTTGAAAAAAGTAAATTATCAAACCAACGAAATCTTCTCCATGCTATTTGCAGTATTGCCCCAAGAACAGCTAAAATCAACCGTCTTTGCACTTGTATCACGAAACTATGAGCTCGATAAGCCTGATGAATACTTTCAAGAATTTCAGCAGCTTATCATCGAACAAGATACAGACATTGTTGAAAGTCAAAAGCCGGAAGAGCTTCCGTTAGACTTACAAGCAGAGCTGCACCTTAACCCTGATCGCGTGAGCATTGCATACCGAAAATGGTTAGGAGAAATTGGCGTTGAGTTTGGAAGCGATGTGGGAAGAAAGGCAAAAACTATATAA
- a CDS encoding YIP1 family protein, translated as MNPEIATTEQEQGPKPSVFKFIFSPGAEFDKMKQRPAIVASLILVILLSAAAFALSTITPENLASLQELGLEPDDSMKLFSMIGAGIGALIVTPIAMLIGAGILLLIVKIGKGTAKYKHMFSLTAFITFITMLGLLLNTVIAVVAGTGTNITSLNGLVGAEGAVGGVLASIEIFSIWSLILTAMGLQKVGGLSKKAAIIIASVFFVLSVISQIIGSVMA; from the coding sequence ATGAATCCAGAAATTGCGACGACCGAGCAGGAGCAGGGTCCAAAGCCGTCCGTATTTAAGTTTATTTTTAGCCCAGGCGCTGAGTTTGACAAAATGAAGCAGCGTCCGGCGATTGTGGCTTCACTCATTCTCGTTATCTTACTAAGTGCCGCGGCATTCGCACTTAGTACCATTACGCCAGAAAACTTGGCTTCTTTACAAGAACTTGGGCTTGAGCCAGATGATTCTATGAAATTGTTTAGTATGATTGGAGCTGGAATTGGAGCGTTAATTGTCACGCCTATTGCGATGTTAATTGGTGCAGGAATTCTTTTACTTATTGTGAAAATCGGAAAAGGAACAGCAAAGTATAAGCATATGTTTAGTTTAACAGCATTCATTACGTTCATTACAATGCTTGGATTATTACTAAATACAGTCATTGCAGTTGTAGCTGGAACAGGAACAAACATAACGTCTTTAAACGGTTTAGTTGGAGCTGAAGGAGCTGTTGGTGGCGTATTGGCAAGCATTGAAATTTTCTCAATTTGGTCGCTAATTTTAACAGCAATGGGTTTACAAAAAGTAGGCGGTTTATCTAAAAAAGCGGCAATTATTATTGCTAGTGTCTTCTTTGTACTGTCTGTTATTTCACAAATTATAGGAAGTGTTATGGCATAA
- a CDS encoding efflux RND transporter periplasmic adaptor subunit encodes MKKGIIITVVSLLIVVLIGVNVFKAQKSEDVQVSVTSLKDMTLRSTVMIPGTLKLADEQYVYYQPENGEIEDIKVTEGTRVQVGTPLVTYTNDDLELEKEQNKLGEKSNDLQVSSLNKQIAKLKDKQKQLEKELPKEEAKVQIEDERTQLNLDLETAKIEAERNKLERKSLTKKENNLIEKSELAGTVLSVDKEAAHNTTEVQKPLIHIGNTDQYLATGVLSEYDALNIEVGQPVKITSDVVPDKEWEGSVQQIDFLPQQSDAASGGDGANQYPVQVKVTDEEIKSIRPGFKLLLEIETESKKAKAVPSKAIVNEGDEKYVYIVKGGKAVKREVKVGQTTNKSIEIVKGVTSKDQIISNPSNELADGVEVTVR; translated from the coding sequence ATGAAAAAAGGTATCATCATCACAGTTGTTTCTCTCTTAATCGTAGTACTAATTGGCGTAAATGTGTTTAAAGCACAGAAAAGTGAAGACGTACAAGTTAGCGTGACGTCATTAAAAGATATGACGTTGCGCAGTACGGTAATGATCCCAGGTACCCTTAAGCTTGCCGATGAGCAGTATGTGTATTATCAGCCAGAAAATGGTGAGATCGAAGATATTAAAGTCACAGAAGGTACAAGGGTGCAGGTTGGTACACCGCTTGTCACGTATACAAATGATGATTTAGAGCTTGAAAAAGAACAAAATAAACTTGGCGAAAAATCAAATGATCTACAAGTTAGCTCACTAAATAAGCAGATTGCTAAATTAAAAGATAAGCAAAAACAACTTGAAAAAGAACTTCCAAAAGAAGAAGCGAAAGTACAAATCGAAGATGAGCGAACGCAGCTTAATTTAGACCTTGAAACAGCAAAAATTGAAGCTGAACGAAATAAGCTAGAGCGCAAGTCGTTAACAAAGAAAGAAAATAACCTTATTGAAAAGAGTGAATTAGCTGGCACAGTGCTGTCTGTAGATAAAGAAGCTGCTCATAATACAACTGAAGTTCAAAAGCCGCTTATACATATTGGTAATACGGATCAATATTTGGCAACGGGCGTTTTATCAGAATATGATGCTCTTAACATTGAAGTAGGTCAGCCAGTGAAAATTACATCTGACGTAGTGCCGGACAAAGAGTGGGAAGGGTCTGTCCAGCAAATTGATTTTTTGCCACAGCAGTCCGATGCAGCAAGTGGTGGAGACGGAGCGAATCAATATCCAGTACAAGTGAAAGTAACGGATGAAGAGATTAAAAGTATTCGCCCAGGCTTTAAGCTTTTATTAGAAATTGAAACTGAAAGTAAAAAAGCAAAAGCTGTTCCATCAAAAGCGATTGTTAATGAAGGTGATGAGAAATACGTGTATATCGTAAAAGGTGGAAAAGCAGTTAAACGAGAAGTGAAGGTTGGCCAAACAACAAACAAATCAATTGAAATTGTTAAAGGCGTTACAAGTAAAGATCAAATCATCTCAAATCCATCTAATGAACTCGCAGATGGTGTGGAAGTGACAGTAAGATGA
- a CDS encoding ABC transporter ATP-binding protein, protein MIKLENISKSYYLGKEEVPILKGIDLEIRDGEFVAIMGPSGSGKSTLMNIIGCLDRPTSGAYFLNELEISTYSDDQLAKVRNEQLGFVFQQFQLLPRLKAVENVELPMVYTGISRKERRERAEAALLKVGLGERINHLPNELSGGQKQRVAIARAIVNKPSLILADEPTGALDTKTSVSIMEEFAALNKEGTTVVVITHEPEVAEYASRTILVRDGNIVAYNGKESLEL, encoded by the coding sequence ATGATTAAACTAGAAAATATCTCTAAAAGCTATTATCTTGGTAAAGAAGAAGTGCCTATCTTAAAAGGAATCGATTTAGAGATTAGAGACGGTGAATTTGTTGCTATTATGGGCCCCTCAGGTTCTGGTAAATCAACCTTAATGAACATTATTGGTTGTTTAGACCGACCAACTTCAGGTGCTTACTTTTTGAATGAACTTGAGATTTCAACGTACAGCGATGATCAGCTAGCTAAGGTTCGAAATGAACAGCTTGGATTTGTGTTTCAGCAATTCCAGCTGTTGCCACGGTTAAAAGCTGTGGAAAATGTAGAGCTGCCGATGGTCTATACGGGCATATCTCGAAAAGAGCGACGAGAGCGTGCTGAAGCTGCGCTGTTAAAGGTAGGGTTAGGTGAAAGAATCAACCATTTACCAAATGAGTTATCCGGTGGGCAAAAGCAGCGTGTTGCCATTGCTCGTGCTATTGTTAATAAGCCTAGCCTCATTTTAGCGGATGAGCCGACCGGAGCGCTTGATACGAAAACAAGCGTATCGATTATGGAGGAATTTGCTGCTTTAAACAAAGAAGGAACAACCGTAGTGGTGATTACTCATGAGCCAGAAGTGGCTGAATATGCTTCAAGAACAATATTAGTTCGTGATGGAAATATCGTTGCGTACAACGGTAAGGAGAGTCTTGAACTATGA
- a CDS encoding ABC transporter permease: MSMMENIRMALASVVAHKLRSILTMLGIIIGVAAVIIVVAIGQGGEQMLKSQITGDSNTVELMYEPSEEEIQTNPNIWEQAFFTSQDIDNLGKLPGVENVVASLQEMMSVRYKEDTLDTTVYAINQSYLDVNDVKVAQGQSLTDGDFLSGNRVALISDELNKEMFKDSSGIGEIIWVKNQPIEVVGILEKPTGILGSFGMMEVYMPSNTYKSSFGKVDYTSVSLQASNPDELQAVGESAANLLNETYGTEDSYTVMNMEAIADGIGQVTTIMTTIIGSIAGISLLVGGIGVMNIMLVSVTERTREIGIRKALGATKRQILTQFLIESMTLTLIGGVVGILLGAGGASIVSMFAGWPPLISWQIIVIGLLFSMTIGVIFGMLPANKAAKLDPIEALRYE, translated from the coding sequence ATGAGCATGATGGAAAATATTCGCATGGCTTTGGCGTCGGTTGTTGCTCATAAATTACGCTCCATCTTGACGATGCTCGGTATTATTATCGGAGTTGCGGCAGTTATTATTGTAGTGGCAATTGGGCAAGGTGGAGAACAGATGCTTAAATCGCAAATTACAGGCGATAGCAATACGGTTGAGCTAATGTATGAACCTTCAGAGGAAGAAATCCAAACAAATCCAAACATTTGGGAGCAGGCGTTTTTTACGTCACAAGATATTGATAATCTAGGCAAGTTACCAGGTGTTGAAAACGTTGTGGCATCTCTGCAGGAAATGATGTCGGTCCGTTATAAAGAAGATACGCTAGATACAACGGTATATGCTATTAACCAGTCGTATTTGGACGTAAATGACGTAAAAGTTGCACAGGGACAAAGCCTAACCGATGGTGATTTCTTGTCCGGTAACCGAGTTGCCCTTATCAGTGATGAGTTAAATAAGGAAATGTTTAAAGATAGCAGTGGTATTGGTGAAATCATTTGGGTGAAAAATCAGCCAATTGAAGTTGTAGGAATCTTAGAAAAGCCAACCGGTATATTAGGGTCCTTTGGCATGATGGAAGTGTATATGCCAAGCAACACGTATAAATCAAGCTTTGGAAAAGTAGACTATACGTCTGTAAGCCTTCAAGCTTCTAATCCGGATGAACTACAAGCCGTTGGAGAGAGCGCAGCAAATCTATTAAATGAAACGTATGGAACAGAAGATTCCTACACGGTTATGAACATGGAAGCTATTGCAGATGGTATTGGTCAAGTCACAACCATTATGACAACCATTATTGGTTCAATTGCGGGAATCTCATTATTAGTTGGTGGCATTGGCGTTATGAATATCATGCTTGTATCGGTTACAGAACGAACAAGAGAAATTGGTATTCGTAAAGCTCTAGGTGCAACCAAAAGGCAGATCTTAACACAGTTCTTGATTGAATCAATGACGTTAACGTTAATTGGTGGTGTCGTTGGTATTTTACTTGGAGCAGGCGGTGCTTCTATCGTTTCTATGTTTGCAGGATGGCCACCGTTAATTTCATGGCAAATTATTGTCATTGGACTATTGTTCTCTATGACAATCGGCGTGATCTTTGGAATGCTTCCAGCAAACAAAGCAGCCAAGCTCGATCCAATTGAAGCATTAAGGTATGAATAA